CTGATCCAACAATATTTTTTGCTATCCATCTAGCAGCATATGCAGCTGATCTATCAACTTTTGATGGATCTTTACCTGAAAAGGCTCCTCCACCATGTCTAAAGTAACCACCATATGTATCAACTATTATTTTTCTACCTGTAAGTCCAGTATCTCCATGTGGACCCCCTATAACAAATCTTCCTGTAGGGTTAATGTAGAAATTCTTAACTTCCGAAATATCTCTTCCATATTCCTTTAAAGCTGGTGCTATAACTAACTCTTTTACTTGTTTTTTTATCTCATCTAAAGTAATTTCTTCATCATGTTGAACAGATAAAACTATAGAATCTATTCCAACTATATTATTATTATCATCATACTCTAAAGTTACTTGAGCTTTTGCATCAGGTCTAGCCCATGGAAGTACTTTATTTCTAGTAAGTTCTGTTAATTTAACTATTATTGATCTAGAAAGAACTAATGCAAGTGGCATAAGTTCTGGTGTTTCTTTAACTGCTCCACCAAACATAATACCTTGATCTCCAGCTCCACCTATATCAACACCTTGTGATATATCTGGAGATTGAGAATGTATCATATTAATAACTCCACAATCATAATCAAATCCAAGTCCAGGAACATATCCAATTTCTTTAATTTTATTTCTAACCAAACTTTGTATATCTACATAAGTTTTCGTAGTTATTTCTCCTCCTACTAATACAAATCCAGTTGTTGCAAATGTTTCACATGCAACACGAGATTCTGGATCTTCACTTAAACAAGCATCTAAAACAGCATCAGATATTTGATCACAAATTTTATCTGGATGTCCTGGCGAAACAAATTCAGAAGTAAAATAAAACTTTGACATAATCATACTCTCCTTTCTTTTATTTTATATATACTCTACCTTCTAATGATTGAACTAAAGTAGCACTATCAGAATATTCTATATTACCCCCTATAGGTATTCCACTTGCTATCCTACTAATTTTAACATTTTTATCCGATAATAATTTAGTTAAATATAGTATTGTAGTTTCTCCTTCAAGATCTGGATTTAAGGCTAGTATTACTTCATTTACTCCTTTATCTACTCTTGAAAGTAATTCTTTAATATTTAGATCTTCAACACCTATTCCATTTAAAGGAGAAATTCTTCCTCCTAAAACATGATATAGCCCGTTAAATGAACTAGTCTTATTAAATGCATATATATCTCTTGTATCTTCTACTACGCATATAACAGTTTGATCTCTTTTTTCATCACTACATATATTACATATTTCATTATCAGTTAAATTAAAACAAATCTTACAAGGTTTAATATTTTCATAACTATCTTTTATGGTATTTAAAATGTACGATATTTCTTCTTCATCTTTTGTTAATATATCAAATGCAATTCTTGTTGCATTCTTTTTTCCTATCCCTTTTAAATTAGATAAAACTTTTATCAATTCATCTATTTTTTCCATAAAAACCTTTCTTAACAAGAAAGAGAACTGCAGAGCAGTTCCCTTCTATACTTAATATCTTTTTAAGATTAAACTATTCTTGCAACTTTGAAAGTGTTAGTTGTTCCTGTTTCAGAAACTCCTGTAACAAGTACTACTAAATCACCTTTTTTGAATCCTGTGTATGCTTCATCTTCAGTTGTTGCAGCATTTGAAGCAGCAATTTCTAATGCTTTATTAAAGAAATGATCAGCATTATCAAGATCTGTAGCAACTATTGATCTTACACCTCTTACTAATGCTAATTGTCTTGCAGTAACTTCACTATCAGTTAATGCTATAATTGGCATTGATGGGTTGTATTTTCTAATCATTTTAGCTGCACGTCCTGTTTTTGTCCAACAAACTATTAATTTAGCGTTTAAGTTTTCAGCAGCTTCTACTGATCCTTTTGAAATTGCTTCTGTAATAGTTACATCATGTGTATAATAAATTTTTGGTACTCCATATTCATCTGTTTTAGCTGAAATTGTAGCCATAGTTCTTACTGCTTCTACAGGATATTTACCATTTGCAGATTCTCCTGATAACATAACAGCATCAGTACCATCTAAGATTGCATTAGCAACATCTCCTGCTTCTGCTCTTGTAGGTCTTGGATTTTTTTGCATTGAATCTAACATTTGTGTAGCAGTAATTACTGGTTTACCAACTGCATTACATTTTCTTATCATCATTTTTTGAGCAAATGGAACTTCTTCAACTGGAATTTCTACCCCTAAGTCTCCTCTTGCTACCATTATACCATCTGATAATTCTAATATTTCATCAAAGTTATCTATTCCTTCTTGATTTTCTATCTTAGAAATTATTTTAATGTGTTCTCCACCATTTTCATCTAATACTCTTCTTACTTCAGCAACATCAGATGCTTTTCTTATAAATGAAGCAGCTATATAGTCAACTCCAACTTCACATCCGAATTTTAAATCGTTCTTATCTTTTTCAGCTAAAGCTGGTAATGAAACTGATACTCCTGGTAAGTTAACACCTTTCTTTTGTCCTAATTGACCAGAGTTTTTAACTTTACAGAAAATTTCATTTCCTTTAATTTCTTTAACTTCTAATCCTATTAATCCATCATCTAATAATATTGTATCCCCAGGTTTTAAATCTTTAGTCATATTAGGGTATGAAACTGATATTTTTTCAGGAGTTCCAAGGAATGAATAATCAGTTGTAATAACAAAATCTTGTCCTTCAACTAAATCATATTTAACGTCACCTTGTGCATGTGATCCTGTTCTTATTTCTGGTCCTTTAGTATCTAATAAAATAGCTACAAATTTCCCAGTTTCTTGAGATATTTCTCTTATTGTTTTAATTCTTGCTCCATGTTCTTCAAAATCTCCATGTGAGAAATTAAGTCTCATTACGTTCATACCATTTAATACTAACTCTTTTAAAACTTCTTTTTTTTCACTTTTAGGTCCTATAGTACATACTACCTTTGTCATTTTAATTTTCATTTATATACCTCCTATATTTTTTAAACTGATAACATCATAGCTACATCATAATCTTCTTGAGATTTTTTATGGTAATTTTCCCACGCATATGATAATTTATGAGTAACTATATTTGAACTTTGAACTCCAACCATTAATCCTGATTGTCCTTCTTCTAATAATTCTACTGCTTTAACTCCAAGTTTTGTAGCTAATAATCTGTCTGCAGCCGTTGGACTTCCACCTCTTTGAATATGTCCTAAAACAACAACTTTTGGTTCTAATTCAGGCATTCTTTCTTTAAGGTCTTGAGCAATAGTTTCTTTACCTTTCCATCCTTCAGACATTATTATTACATCATAGAATTTATTTTCTGCTCTTCTTTTTTTAATTATCTTAATTATATCATCAACTGTTGATTCTACTTCTGGTATTAAAATACCATTTGCTCCACATGCTATACCTGCATTTAAAGCTATATCTCCACAGTTTCTTCCCATAACTTCAATTATGAATGTTCTATCATGTGATTTAGCTGTATCTCTAATTTGATTAAATGATTCAAGTACTATATTAAGTGCTGTATCATAACCTATAGTATAATCAGTTCCAGCTATATCGTTATCTATAGTTCCTGGTATACCAACTGTCTTAATACCATGTTCTTCATATAAGTAATGAGCTCCATGGAATGAACCGTCTCCACCTATAACAACTAAACCTTCTATTCCAAATTCTTTTAATATATTTGCTGCTTTTGTTCTAACTTCAGGATCTTTAAATTCAGGTAATCTCGCTGATAGTAACATAGTTCCACCTTTTCCTGCAAGACCAGCTACATCAAGAGAATTCATTTTAAATATATCTTTATCTAAAATCCCTTTATATCCTCTTCTAATTCCATAAACTTCCATACCCTTAGACATGGCAGTTTTAGCAACAACTCTTATGGCAGCATTCATCCCTTGTGAATCTCCACCACTAGTTAGGATCGCTATTTTTTTCATTTCATCCTCCCAATTTAAATCCATATATTTACTTTGATATTTTAACATTATTTATTGTATATTTCAAGTAATTTTTTTATTTAGTGATTTTTATGAAAGCGTTTTCATAAATAATACTGATTAATTTTTTTATTTATTACTTCATTTTATTTTTTCTCAAAACCTAATTCAACTGAATTACTTTAAATTATTTTTTCTTTATTAAAATTTTCTATAAATTTTGTTTTTATATATTATCTGTTTTTTTACAATCTATAAAGTCTTTTCCAGAACTATATCTACACCTATTCCAAAGAAACTTTACTTTAACTATTAAGTATTACAGTCCATATTTTATATTCTCCTTATATTTTTTAATTTAAAAGACACAGTATTAACTACTGTGCCATCCCTTCTAAGTCTTTGAATTTTTCAGGTATCTTAGAGTCTTAAAATGTGAATTCAAATTCTTCATCTAATGACTCACTATCAGCGTCTATTTTAGCTAATATCATAGTATTAAAGTTACAACCAATTAATATTGTTTGTTGCTTTCCTACTACTGCTGAAGTATAGTCATTTTCTACTGCTATATAAAAATAGGATAAGTTATTTTTTATCTTATCCTATTTACTTTAAGTAAATTATTTAAAACATTACCAAACGTATTCAACGTTTAATTTACCTTTTCCTTCAACATTTCTTAAACCTTTACTGCTTCCTTCTAATGCAATTCCAAATTTAGCACTAACTTCAGGTTTGAATGTTACTTTACCATATTTAATTGTAACATTAACACTTGGTGTAACATCTAAGATATGTTTAGTTCCATATGTAGTGAATCTTGCTTTTTCTTTATCTATATCTCTTTGTTTTTTAGCAATATAGTCAACTACAGTTTTTTCTTTTGAAGTTTCAAAGTTATCTTTAACTAATCTATTCATTCCTTCTTTATTTCTTTCAAATTCAGTTTTTGATAAGTTATATAGATAATCTGTATCAAGTCCTGCTCCTATAGAGTAATTAGAATTTATAGCATATCCTACATTAGTTTTTAATTCAACTTCACCTTTATGTTCTTTAGTTAAATCTCCTTCAAATGGTTTAACAAAGCTTCCATAGTATCTTCCTAATAATTCGGCACTTGTTGACCATGCTTCTTTTGTATATCCTAATTTAAATGCAAGTTCAGAACCTACATATGAATTTTGTTTAGCCTTATTTTCAAAAGCAAATTTATCATCTTTACGTAATACCAATTTATCATATAGTCCAAATTCACCAAAGTTATCAAATCTAGTAGTTAAATCAAATTCTCCTAATTTTTGTTGGTAACTATTATTAAATACTACATCAACAAATTGGTTAACTTTAGGAAGTAAAGAATTTCCTGGATCTACATCTAATCTATAACGTACATCTAATACATTATTTAAATTTGATGAAGCATAATTAACTCCAAGTCCTGTAACTAATTGATTTTTAACTTTAGACATTCCATATTTATTATTTTTAGCTTTAATTTCACCAAATTTAATAGCAAACTTGTCATCTAAAACTCCATTTACTTTAAATCCATTATTAAATCTATATTCTAATTTATTTTTTGTTTCAAATTCGTTGTATAAGTCTTTAACTACTACTGCTTCTTCTGGTTTAAAGTAGTTTGGTTTTCTACTTGTTTTACCTTGTGCTTTTAATAAGTATGTAGCATTTTTATTCTTAGTAAATGCAGTCCAGTTAGAATTTTCATATTTAACATCAAATACTACAGATGGTGCATGTAATAATAATCCTACATTTTCTTTGTATATGATTTTTGATTTACTATCAGTAATACTCTTACCTTCTTTAAGAGGTATATTACTTACTTCCGTGTTATAATTTAATCCAAGTTTTACTTCAAGATATTTAACACCAGTATATTTAAATTCATTTTCTACTCCTACTTTGTATGCTCTTTCACTTAAAGCATTAGAATTTGAAGGTGTTTTTTCAAGTACTGTATATAGATCAAATAATGGTTTAGTAGATACGCTAAATCCGTTACTTTCTACACCTAATTTAACATTTCCTTTTAATCTTCCACCATATTTGAAGTTATTTTCTATACTACTATCATCAAATAATTTAGTTTCAACATCAGTAACTTTAACTAAACCTTTAACATCTCCTATTGTATGATCTAATTCACCTGATACATTAAATATTCCTAATTGTGTTCCAGCTTTAACAAAATTTTCAACTCTGTTGTATAAAACAGGTCTGCTTGTTAAAGATGTTCCATCTTGTTTTAAAGTTTCTCTATTTTTTAAGTTATATATACTTCCTAATGAATAATTAAAGTTATCTGCTTTTCCATTTACTATAGCTGATAATAATAATTTATCATTTGAATTTATTGTATATTTATCAGTTCCTACATTTTCTTCTTTTTCAGTTTCAAATACATATCCATTTTCTTTATAGAAATCTAATTTATCTTGTTCTTTATAATCTTGTTCTAATTCTTTTCTTTTTGCATCGCTCCATACATTTCTTGCACTTAAGCTGTTTTTAAATGCTTCTTCAACTGCTAAATAATCTTTATCTTGATCAGCATATATTGCATTTAAAATTAAATTTGAGTTATTTCCTATTTTAGTGTCTACTCTAGCTCCTATATATGCTTGGTTTTTATCTTTATATTTTAATCCAGTAAATAAAGTTACATCTTTATTTTCATCTAAATATAATCCTAAATCTAATTGTCCTTTTAAAGGTACTTTAGCTTTACCTAATTGTACATTTCCAGCACTATCTTTAGTAACTTCATTTTCAGTTTTTACTTCTCCATCAAATTTTAAATACCCTGTTACATTTGAGAATGAAACTGCAGTATTTAGTGCCAATAATCCTAAAATATATTTTTTCATACTTTTCCTCCCTAACTATTTCCAAGTATATTTTATCAACATTTTTTATCATTGTCAACTTTTTTATTAATTTTAGTCAAATCAGCTATTTTGTATATACAAAAATATATTTTTGCAAATAAAAAGACCTCATTTCTGAGGTCTAATCATATATATTACCACATATATTCTACGTTTAATTTACCTTTTCCTTCAATATTAGTTAATCTAAATGAATTAGTATCAGATTTTAATCCAAATCCAAATTTAGCACTAACTTCAGGTTTAACTGTTACTTTACCATATTTAAATTCAGCATTTACTTTAGGCATTACATCTAATATATGTAAGTTGCTATCTTCTAATCTTTTTATTTCTCCAAGCATATCTTTTGCTTTAGCGAAGATATAATCATCTACTGATTTTTCTACTGAAGTTTTGAAGTTATCTTTCATTAATCTGTTGATTCCTTCTTCAGCTCTATCAAACATAGTATTTGATAAACCATAAGAATAAACATTGTCTAATTCAAATCCAACTTTGTGGTTAGCATCAATTGAATATCCTAATCCAGTTTTTAATTGAGCTGCTGCCATATGACTTAAATCTGTATCTGTATCTTTAGCTGCTTCGTATAGTAAACCATATTTACCATTTAATTCAGCACTTGCCATCCATTGATCTTTAGCATATTCAGCTTTAACTCCTGCTTTTGCTCCAAAGAATCCAGTGTAATCTTTTGCAGAATCAACATACATTTTGTTGAATGCATTTAATGTTCCAGTTAATGTAACATCTTTATTTAACATAGTTTTAGCTTCATTTCTAGTGTTTGCTAATACTTCATGTTCAAACTCTGGAACATATTTAGTTTCAGCTTCAACAAATGTGTTGTTAGCTGATAAAGAATAACGAGCATTTAATTCAGATTTAACCATAGAATTTTCATATCCTAATCCAAATCCTGTTAATAAAGTATTGTAATAGTCAGTAATTTGTTTATCTCCAGTTAAGTAGAAATCATTTACTAATTTATAGTTTGCAACTGCATTTCCTTTAAAGTTATTAGTGAATTTGTATTCTACAGTATTCTTAGTTTCAAATTCATTAGATAAAATAGCAGGTAATACTTTACTATTATCTGTAGTATCAACTGGGTCACCAAAGTATTGTCCAACAAATAAAGTATCTTTATTTTCAGTTGAAGCTAATAATTTTCCATCATTATATTTAACATCTAATTTAGCATTAGGTAAATGTAACATTTCTCCTGCATTTCCAGTTTGTTTAATGTTATCTGATGTTACTTCTGTTTTTTCA
Above is a window of Pseudostreptobacillus hongkongensis DNA encoding:
- the metK gene encoding methionine adenosyltransferase, which produces MSKFYFTSEFVSPGHPDKICDQISDAVLDACLSEDPESRVACETFATTGFVLVGGEITTKTYVDIQSLVRNKIKEIGYVPGLGFDYDCGVINMIHSQSPDISQGVDIGGAGDQGIMFGGAVKETPELMPLALVLSRSIIVKLTELTRNKVLPWARPDAKAQVTLEYDDNNNIVGIDSIVLSVQHDEEITLDEIKKQVKELVIAPALKEYGRDISEVKNFYINPTGRFVIGGPHGDTGLTGRKIIVDTYGGYFRHGGGAFSGKDPSKVDRSAAYAARWIAKNIVGSGIADKCEVQLSYAIGVIEPTSILVETFGTSSYSNEEIANVVKEIFDLTPRGIEKSLSLRKPNFRYQDLAAFGHIGRKDIELPWEKLDKIEEIKKGLIR
- the recR gene encoding recombination mediator RecR, giving the protein MEKIDELIKVLSNLKGIGKKNATRIAFDILTKDEEEISYILNTIKDSYENIKPCKICFNLTDNEICNICSDEKRDQTVICVVEDTRDIYAFNKTSSFNGLYHVLGGRISPLNGIGVEDLNIKELLSRVDKGVNEVILALNPDLEGETTILYLTKLLSDKNVKISRIASGIPIGGNIEYSDSATLVQSLEGRVYIK
- the pykF gene encoding pyruvate kinase PykF; amino-acid sequence: MKIKMTKVVCTIGPKSEKKEVLKELVLNGMNVMRLNFSHGDFEEHGARIKTIREISQETGKFVAILLDTKGPEIRTGSHAQGDVKYDLVEGQDFVITTDYSFLGTPEKISVSYPNMTKDLKPGDTILLDDGLIGLEVKEIKGNEIFCKVKNSGQLGQKKGVNLPGVSVSLPALAEKDKNDLKFGCEVGVDYIAASFIRKASDVAEVRRVLDENGGEHIKIISKIENQEGIDNFDEILELSDGIMVARGDLGVEIPVEEVPFAQKMMIRKCNAVGKPVITATQMLDSMQKNPRPTRAEAGDVANAILDGTDAVMLSGESANGKYPVEAVRTMATISAKTDEYGVPKIYYTHDVTITEAISKGSVEAAENLNAKLIVCWTKTGRAAKMIRKYNPSMPIIALTDSEVTARQLALVRGVRSIVATDLDNADHFFNKALEIAASNAATTEDEAYTGFKKGDLVVLVTGVSETGTTNTFKVARIV
- the pfkA gene encoding 6-phosphofructokinase; translated protein: MKKIAILTSGGDSQGMNAAIRVVAKTAMSKGMEVYGIRRGYKGILDKDIFKMNSLDVAGLAGKGGTMLLSARLPEFKDPEVRTKAANILKEFGIEGLVVIGGDGSFHGAHYLYEEHGIKTVGIPGTIDNDIAGTDYTIGYDTALNIVLESFNQIRDTAKSHDRTFIIEVMGRNCGDIALNAGIACGANGILIPEVESTVDDIIKIIKKRRAENKFYDVIIMSEGWKGKETIAQDLKERMPELEPKVVVLGHIQRGGSPTAADRLLATKLGVKAVELLEEGQSGLMVGVQSSNIVTHKLSYAWENYHKKSQEDYDVAMMLSV
- a CDS encoding phage tail tube protein, whose translation is MKNNLSYFYIAVENDYTSAVVGKQQTILIGCNFNTMILAKIDADSESLDEEFEFTF